The Thalassotalea psychrophila genome window below encodes:
- the trpB gene encoding tryptophan synthase subunit beta, protein MTDPILKNISPYFGEFGGMYVSELLVPALEQLETAFVDSQTDAEFQAEFNKLLTSFAGRPTPLTLCRNIVKNPLAKIYLKREDLLHGGAHKTNQVLGQALLAKKMGKTEIIAETGAGQHGVATAIACSLLGLKCRVYMGKVDCDRQQPNVFRMELMGAEVIPVTAGSGTLKDAVNEALRDWSANYDNAHYLLGTAAGPHPFPTMVREFQKMIGIEAKAQILEEQGSLPDYVVACVGGGSNAIGMFHDFIDEESVKLVGVEAGGKGIDTPQHGATLVAGSKGMLHGAYTYIMQDEYGQIEESYSVSAGLDYPGVGPQHSLLKEIGRATYVPINDDEALDAFQLLSRTEGIIPALESSHALAHALKIADAATTETVILVNLSGRGDKDLTHVNSILNGENYRENK, encoded by the coding sequence ATGACTGATCCAATATTAAAAAACATAAGCCCTTATTTTGGTGAATTTGGTGGCATGTATGTCAGCGAATTACTAGTACCAGCCTTAGAACAATTAGAAACTGCTTTTGTTGATTCACAAACTGATGCCGAATTTCAAGCCGAATTCAATAAGCTATTAACCTCATTTGCCGGTCGCCCTACTCCACTCACACTGTGCAGAAACATAGTGAAAAACCCATTAGCAAAAATTTATCTAAAACGTGAAGACCTTCTCCATGGCGGCGCCCATAAAACTAACCAAGTATTAGGCCAAGCCTTACTTGCTAAAAAAATGGGTAAAACTGAAATTATCGCTGAAACCGGTGCTGGCCAACATGGCGTAGCAACGGCGATTGCCTGTTCTTTATTAGGCTTAAAGTGCCGCGTTTATATGGGTAAAGTTGACTGTGATAGACAACAACCTAATGTATTTAGAATGGAACTGATGGGCGCAGAGGTTATTCCAGTTACCGCTGGCTCTGGCACATTAAAAGATGCAGTAAATGAAGCCTTGCGTGATTGGTCTGCTAATTACGATAATGCCCATTACTTATTGGGTACTGCCGCAGGACCTCACCCATTCCCAACTATGGTGCGTGAATTTCAAAAAATGATCGGCATAGAAGCCAAAGCACAGATATTAGAAGAGCAAGGTAGCTTACCCGATTATGTAGTTGCTTGTGTTGGTGGTGGTTCAAATGCCATTGGTATGTTCCATGACTTTATTGATGAAGAAAGCGTGAAGTTAGTTGGCGTTGAAGCTGGTGGTAAAGGCATAGATACACCGCAACATGGTGCTACGTTAGTTGCTGGTTCTAAAGGCATGCTACACGGTGCCTATACCTACATAATGCAAGATGAATATGGCCAAATTGAAGAGTCATATTCAGTATCAGCTGGCTTAGACTATCCTGGAGTAGGCCCACAACATTCTTTGTTAAAAGAAATTGGCCGTGCGACTTACGTACCGATTAATGACGATGAAGCCTTGGATGCATTTCAACTGTTGTCGCGTACTGAAGGCATAATTCCAGCGCTTGAGTCATCACATGCACTAGCACATGCACTAAAAATTGCCGATGCGGCAACTACAGAAACAGTTATTTTGGTGAATTTATCTGGTCGCGGAGACAAAGACTTAACCCATGTGAACAGTATTTTAAACGGTGAAAATTACCGGGAGAACAAATAA
- the trpA gene encoding tryptophan synthase subunit alpha, which yields MSQVSSTTVTTQAGARYQQSFDGLAKKQQGAFIPFVMIGDPHAEQSFEIIKTLIDNGADALELGIPFSDPSADGLTIQFAAKRALDANINTDTCIEILKKVRAYNADIPIGLLLYANLVFARGVDKFYRDMSAAGVDSVLIADVPIRESEQFRNAALANNVAPIFIAPPNASAATLQKVSSLGEGYTYVLSRAGVTGTEVVANMPGKELIDTLTQYNAPAPVLGFGISTPEHVKEALANGAKGAISGSAVVKIIENNLTDEKQMLVDLATFVRDMKAAT from the coding sequence ATGAGCCAAGTAAGCAGTACAACAGTAACAACACAAGCAGGTGCTCGTTATCAGCAAAGTTTTGATGGATTAGCAAAAAAACAACAAGGTGCTTTCATCCCATTTGTAATGATAGGTGACCCCCATGCTGAGCAATCATTTGAAATAATTAAAACCCTTATAGATAATGGCGCCGATGCCCTTGAGTTAGGTATTCCTTTCTCTGATCCTAGTGCCGATGGTTTAACCATTCAATTTGCGGCAAAGCGTGCTTTAGATGCGAACATTAATACTGATACCTGTATTGAAATATTGAAAAAAGTACGAGCCTATAATGCCGATATTCCAATTGGATTATTGCTTTACGCTAATTTGGTGTTTGCTCGTGGCGTAGATAAGTTTTACCGCGATATGAGCGCCGCCGGCGTAGACTCAGTATTAATTGCCGACGTGCCGATCAGAGAAAGTGAGCAATTTAGAAATGCTGCATTAGCAAATAACGTAGCCCCTATTTTTATCGCTCCACCAAACGCAAGCGCAGCTACATTGCAAAAAGTTTCATCATTAGGTGAAGGTTACACGTATGTATTAAGCCGTGCTGGTGTTACCGGTACTGAGGTAGTAGCAAATATGCCAGGTAAAGAATTAATCGATACCTTAACCCAATACAATGCGCCTGCACCAGTATTAGGCTTTGGAATATCAACACCGGAGCATGTAAAAGAAGCGTTAGCAAATGGTGCTAAAGGGGCCATTAGCGGCAGTGCCGTAGTTAAAATTATTGAAAACAATTTAACTGACGAAAAACAAATGTTGGTAGATTTAGCAACATTTGTTCGAGATATGAAGGCTGCTACTTAG
- a CDS encoding anthranilate synthase component 1, protein MNNTVQNQSQLGLVNSTIVNAQYQADPLMLYRSLTADKSNTLLLESAEISDKRALKSLLLIDSAVKIVCNGSNVSINATSLNGQAIIAYLKQQFTQASYQNSVTINNASIDCLDINFSTSITEQDELSRLLVDNPMQVLRELQAIDCQQQHPFSVFVGGAFAFDLICISEQLPKVKDSKNTCPDYVYYLAETLIIIDHQQQTTELLGNVFSGSQQSACQQKIEQRLEQLKHICKTPMTSQAIDLKQATPTQVEVNISDQQFCQQVEDLKEHIRAGDIFQVVPSRTFSLSCSDSLNAYQALKQTNPSPYMFFLKDDDFALFGASPESALKFTAENRQVEIYPIAGTRPRGFTPEGKYSADLDGRIELELRNDEKEKAEHLMLVDLARNDVARVSKGGTRHVAELLKVDRYSHVMHLVSRVIGTLSEKLDALHAYQACMNMGTLSGAPKVKATELIRTVEGERRGSYGGAVGYINGGGDMDSCIVIRSAFVKNNIAYVQAGAGVVYDSDPQAEADETRQKAQAVIKAVQIANAHSKVITNTTEGAK, encoded by the coding sequence ATGAATAACACAGTTCAAAATCAATCACAGCTAGGCTTAGTGAACAGCACGATAGTTAATGCTCAGTATCAAGCTGATCCACTAATGCTATATCGCAGCTTAACCGCAGATAAAAGTAATACATTATTATTAGAATCTGCTGAAATATCAGATAAACGAGCTCTCAAAAGTTTATTACTTATTGATTCAGCGGTGAAAATCGTCTGCAATGGCAGTAATGTCTCCATCAACGCAACATCTCTTAATGGCCAAGCCATTATTGCTTATTTAAAGCAGCAATTTACGCAAGCTAGTTACCAAAATAGTGTGACTATTAATAACGCTTCAATTGATTGTTTAGATATTAATTTTTCGACAAGCATTACCGAGCAAGATGAGCTGTCACGCTTATTAGTTGATAATCCAATGCAAGTGCTTAGAGAATTGCAAGCAATTGATTGTCAGCAACAGCATCCATTTTCAGTATTTGTTGGCGGCGCTTTCGCCTTTGATTTAATTTGTATCAGCGAACAGTTGCCCAAGGTGAAAGACAGTAAAAATACTTGCCCTGATTATGTATATTATTTGGCTGAAACCTTAATTATTATTGATCATCAGCAGCAAACCACAGAGTTACTTGGCAACGTTTTTAGCGGTTCTCAGCAAAGTGCTTGTCAGCAGAAAATTGAACAACGCCTAGAACAATTAAAACATATTTGTAAAACACCTATGACTAGCCAAGCCATAGATCTTAAACAAGCAACGCCAACTCAAGTAGAAGTTAATATTTCAGATCAACAATTTTGCCAACAAGTTGAAGATTTGAAAGAGCACATCAGAGCCGGTGATATTTTCCAGGTTGTACCTTCTCGTACATTCTCATTAAGCTGTAGTGATTCATTAAATGCATATCAAGCACTGAAACAAACAAACCCTAGTCCTTACATGTTTTTCTTAAAAGATGATGATTTTGCCCTATTTGGAGCATCGCCAGAGTCTGCATTAAAGTTTACTGCAGAGAATAGACAGGTAGAGATTTACCCAATAGCAGGAACCCGTCCAAGAGGGTTTACCCCTGAAGGTAAATATTCTGCCGATTTAGATGGCCGCATTGAACTTGAACTTAGAAATGATGAAAAAGAAAAAGCCGAACATTTGATGCTGGTTGATCTCGCTCGTAATGACGTTGCCAGGGTTTCAAAAGGCGGTACTCGTCATGTTGCTGAATTACTTAAAGTAGACCGATACTCCCACGTAATGCATTTAGTATCACGAGTAATAGGCACTTTATCTGAAAAATTAGATGCGCTGCATGCGTATCAAGCGTGTATGAATATGGGCACCCTGTCAGGTGCGCCTAAAGTAAAAGCAACCGAATTAATTCGCACGGTAGAAGGCGAACGCCGTGGTAGTTATGGTGGCGCTGTTGGTTATATTAACGGTGGCGGTGATATGGATTCTTGTATTGTTATTCGCTCTGCTTTTGTAAAAAACAACATAGCTTACGTACAAGCCGGTGCGGGGGTTGTTTATGACTCAGACCCACAAGCTGAAGCCGATGAGACCAGACAAAAAGCACAAGCGGTAATTAAAGCTGTACAAATTGCCAATGCTCACTCAAAAGTTATTACAAACACGACTGAGGGAGCAAAATAA
- the scpB gene encoding SMC-Scp complex subunit ScpB, whose protein sequence is MQKNTMQDNNDQDIKLLIEAMIFVSQVPLSVKTIQETLSDQKKLSKKRLLAILHELQNDYDARGISLIEVASGFRFQAKDQYSDYIALLFKEKAPRYSRALLETLSLIAYRQPITRGEIEDIRGVAVSSYIIRTLQERDWIHVVGHKEVPGKPGLYGTTKEFLDYFSLKSLAELPELMEVTELKIAADGERANVAEQAT, encoded by the coding sequence ATGCAAAAAAATACAATGCAAGACAATAACGATCAAGACATCAAGTTACTGATAGAAGCGATGATATTTGTTTCACAAGTGCCTTTATCGGTTAAAACTATTCAAGAAACATTAAGTGATCAGAAAAAGTTATCAAAAAAACGTCTATTAGCTATTTTACATGAGCTGCAAAACGATTATGATGCGCGCGGAATAAGTTTAATTGAAGTGGCTTCTGGTTTTCGTTTTCAAGCAAAAGATCAATATAGCGACTATATTGCTTTATTATTTAAAGAAAAAGCACCGCGATATTCTCGCGCGTTGCTAGAAACATTATCATTAATTGCTTACCGGCAACCAATAACCCGTGGCGAAATAGAAGATATTCGCGGAGTAGCGGTAAGTAGTTATATAATTAGAACATTGCAAGAACGTGATTGGATCCACGTTGTTGGTCATAAAGAAGTACCGGGTAAGCCGGGACTGTATGGCACAACAAAAGAGTTTCTCGATTACTTCTCATTAAAATCATTGGCCGAATTGCCTGAATTGATGGAAGTTACTGAGCTCAAAATCGCCGCCGATGGCGAAAGAGCAAACGTTGCTGAACAAGCAACTTAA
- the rnm gene encoding RNase RNM produces MKSIVSGEITDNSYKSIRVDFHSHTNCSDGRLTPAELLDRASNHQIDQFAITDHDTIAAFDIAKQHIADKNLNIRLICGIEISTMWQNHEIHVVGLNVDENNPALLKLIDEQQQARETRALLMAEKLAKAGVENCYADAKELAQGGTITRAHFARVLYNRGIVSTMQKAFDKYIGKGNRAYVKPLWCSIEQAIDVIKQAGGQSVIAHPMKYDLSTKWIRRLIIDFVEAKGDAMEVASPQMNSQQKQLSVELCKQYGLKASVGSDFHFPSRWTELGRNLSVPDDLDVVWQHWN; encoded by the coding sequence ATGAAGTCAATAGTTAGCGGTGAAATAACCGACAATAGTTACAAATCAATACGAGTAGACTTTCATAGTCACACTAATTGCTCCGACGGTCGCCTTACACCTGCCGAATTATTAGATCGTGCGAGCAACCATCAAATTGACCAATTTGCCATAACCGATCACGATACCATTGCAGCTTTCGATATTGCTAAACAACATATTGCAGATAAAAATCTTAACATTCGGTTGATTTGCGGTATTGAAATTTCAACCATGTGGCAAAATCATGAGATTCATGTGGTTGGTTTAAATGTTGATGAAAATAACCCCGCATTACTTAAGCTCATTGACGAGCAGCAGCAAGCACGAGAAACCAGAGCATTATTAATGGCTGAAAAGCTTGCTAAAGCTGGTGTCGAAAATTGCTACGCTGATGCAAAAGAATTAGCACAAGGCGGTACCATTACTCGCGCGCATTTTGCTCGGGTATTATATAACCGCGGCATTGTCAGTACCATGCAAAAAGCGTTTGATAAATATATTGGTAAAGGCAATCGTGCTTATGTAAAGCCATTATGGTGCAGTATTGAACAGGCGATAGATGTTATCAAACAAGCAGGCGGACAAAGCGTAATAGCTCACCCGATGAAATATGATTTATCAACAAAGTGGATTCGCCGGTTAATCATTGATTTTGTTGAAGCAAAGGGAGATGCTATGGAAGTTGCATCACCACAAATGAACAGCCAACAAAAGCAATTGTCGGTTGAGCTGTGCAAACAATATGGATTAAAAGCTTCGGTTGGCTCTGATTTTCACTTTCCTAGTCGCTGGACTGAACTAGGACGAAATTTATCTGTGCCAGATGACCTAGATGTTGTTTGGCAACATTGGAATTAA
- a CDS encoding aminodeoxychorismate/anthranilate synthase component II: MKTKLYMLDNLDSFTYNLVDEFKALGFEPVIYRNTVSAEFIHQKMQQEQEPVILVLSPGPGEPANAGCLMDLIKLCLGTYPIFGICLGHQALVEHYGGKVDRAGEIVHGKASNIIHDGKGPFTGLPSPLPVARYHSLVATIMPNDLQMIAHYQQLPMAIANQQDKVLGFQFHPESLLTSKGSILIKQSFEYLLGKDS; this comes from the coding sequence ATGAAAACTAAACTTTATATGCTCGATAACCTAGATTCGTTTACTTACAACTTAGTAGATGAGTTTAAAGCCTTAGGCTTCGAACCTGTCATTTATCGTAATACGGTGTCGGCTGAGTTTATTCACCAAAAAATGCAGCAAGAGCAAGAACCAGTTATTTTAGTCTTGTCACCAGGGCCTGGCGAACCTGCTAATGCAGGCTGTTTAATGGATTTAATCAAACTTTGTTTGGGAACTTACCCTATCTTTGGTATTTGTTTAGGTCATCAAGCGTTAGTTGAGCATTACGGCGGCAAAGTAGATAGAGCAGGTGAAATTGTACACGGTAAAGCATCAAACATAATACACGATGGTAAAGGCCCTTTCACAGGTTTGCCTTCACCATTACCTGTGGCAAGGTATCACTCATTGGTTGCTACCATTATGCCAAACGATTTACAGATGATTGCACATTATCAGCAATTACCTATGGCAATTGCTAATCAACAAGATAAGGTTTTGGGTTTCCAATTTCATCCTGAGTCATTGTTAACCTCAAAAGGCAGTATTTTGATCAAGCAAAGCTTTGAATATTTATTAGGGAAGGACAGTTAA
- the rluB gene encoding 23S rRNA pseudouridine(2605) synthase RluB, with protein sequence MSEKLQKVLARAGQGSRREMETVISSGRVSVNGTVAYLGDRVEGNEQIRLDGHLVKIATIEEQACRVLVYNKPEGEMCTRKDPEGRPTVFDRLPRIDGSRWVAVGRLDINTSGMLIFTNDGELANRLMHPSHEVEREYAVRVFGEINEAMLQTLRHGVKLEDGMAKFDKITYKGGEGRNHWFHVVLSEGRNREVRRLWESQEVQVSRLIRVRYGDLAMERRLPLGGWVELGLKDVNYYRKLVGLEVETQSKVKVDEKKIDNNKSRKIRKNVKKHQQRITQGAQQTRRKKR encoded by the coding sequence ATGTCTGAAAAATTACAGAAAGTACTAGCACGCGCAGGTCAAGGATCTCGCCGTGAAATGGAAACCGTAATCAGTAGTGGTCGTGTAAGTGTAAACGGTACAGTTGCCTATCTTGGTGATCGCGTTGAGGGTAATGAACAAATTCGCCTGGATGGTCATTTAGTAAAAATTGCTACTATTGAAGAGCAAGCTTGCCGTGTTTTGGTATACAACAAACCTGAAGGTGAAATGTGTACTCGCAAAGATCCTGAAGGTCGTCCAACGGTATTTGATCGTTTACCTCGTATTGATGGTAGTCGCTGGGTCGCTGTTGGTCGTTTAGATATTAATACCTCAGGTATGCTTATTTTTACTAATGATGGTGAGCTAGCTAACCGCTTAATGCACCCATCGCACGAAGTTGAACGCGAATATGCTGTGCGGGTGTTTGGTGAAATTAATGAAGCTATGCTGCAAACCTTGCGCCACGGAGTAAAACTTGAAGATGGCATGGCCAAATTTGATAAAATCACTTACAAAGGCGGTGAAGGCCGAAATCATTGGTTTCATGTAGTGTTAAGTGAAGGGCGAAATCGTGAAGTTCGTCGTTTATGGGAAAGCCAAGAAGTGCAAGTGTCACGCTTAATTCGAGTTCGTTATGGCGATCTTGCTATGGAGCGACGTTTGCCACTTGGTGGCTGGGTTGAACTCGGTTTAAAAGACGTAAACTATTATCGTAAATTAGTAGGCTTAGAGGTAGAAACTCAATCGAAAGTAAAAGTAGATGAGAAGAAAATCGATAATAACAAGAGTCGTAAAATTCGTAAAAATGTGAAAAAACATCAACAACGAATTACTCAAGGTGCACAGCAGACACGTCGTAAGAAACGCTAA
- a CDS encoding L-threonylcarbamoyladenylate synthase translates to MSQFFYMHPDNPQPRLLKQAVAIIQQGGVIVYPTDSGYALGCHIGDKKALDRICRIRDIDREHNFTLICRDLSELATYSRVDNSNFRLLKNNTPGAYTFIFKGTKEVPKRLLNPKKKTIGIRIPDNKIIMDLLAELGEPLMSTTLILPGNDTAEFDPEIIRDNLEKQVDLIMNGGYLGEKPTTVVDFTEDFPQVTRVGEGDPEPFT, encoded by the coding sequence ATGAGTCAGTTTTTTTACATGCATCCAGATAATCCACAGCCTAGGTTGTTAAAACAGGCCGTGGCTATTATTCAACAAGGTGGTGTCATTGTATATCCAACTGATTCAGGCTATGCGCTTGGTTGTCATATTGGCGATAAAAAAGCACTAGATAGAATTTGTCGAATTCGAGATATTGATCGAGAGCATAACTTTACCCTTATTTGTCGCGATTTATCTGAACTTGCCACCTATTCAAGAGTAGACAACTCGAACTTCCGACTACTAAAAAACAATACTCCAGGTGCTTATACCTTTATTTTTAAAGGTACCAAAGAAGTACCGAAACGGTTATTAAACCCGAAGAAAAAGACCATTGGTATTCGTATTCCTGATAATAAAATTATCATGGACTTACTCGCTGAACTTGGCGAGCCATTAATGTCTACCACGTTGATTTTGCCTGGTAATGACACCGCAGAATTTGATCCAGAAATTATTCGTGATAATTTAGAAAAACAGGTAGATTTAATCATGAATGGTGGTTATTTAGGTGAAAAACCAACCACTGTAGTCGATTTTACTGAAGATTTTCCTCAAGTGACTAGAGTTGGTGAGGGTGATCCTGAGCCATTCACTTAA
- the trpD gene encoding anthranilate phosphoribosyltransferase, with product MSLLLEQLINGEDLRQEQAEEFFSKVVQGEIEPALMASVLTALKIKGETPNEIAGAAVAIRAAAKPFPKLPYPLVDCVGTGGDGHSTINISTTAAIVAAACGLKVAKHGNRSVSSMSGSADLLEAFGINLMMSPETAKQSIEQCGVCFLFAPNYHSGFKHAGPVRAAMGVRTLFNILGPLVNPASPKVMLLGVYTPELLMPMAKALQLTGVERAWVVHGSGLDEVAIHGSTQVIEINGDTLTEKEVQPSDFGLTTHSLESIKGGLPEENAAYTMAILEGKGEQAHIDAVTINTAALLYLTGQARNLSSATNIVQQVLKSGKAASTLNTMAEVSNG from the coding sequence ATGAGTCTTTTGTTAGAACAACTTATTAACGGTGAAGATTTACGCCAAGAGCAAGCTGAAGAGTTTTTTAGCAAAGTAGTACAAGGTGAGATTGAACCGGCATTAATGGCCAGTGTATTAACCGCGCTAAAGATTAAAGGTGAAACACCCAACGAAATAGCCGGCGCAGCCGTGGCAATTAGAGCGGCTGCAAAACCGTTTCCTAAACTACCTTACCCATTAGTGGATTGTGTTGGCACAGGTGGGGATGGCCATAGCACGATTAACATTTCAACCACGGCGGCTATAGTTGCTGCGGCATGTGGATTAAAAGTTGCCAAACACGGTAACCGCAGTGTGTCGAGTATGTCTGGCTCAGCCGATTTGCTCGAAGCGTTTGGGATCAATTTAATGATGTCGCCTGAAACAGCCAAGCAATCTATAGAACAATGCGGGGTTTGTTTTCTCTTCGCCCCTAATTATCACAGTGGTTTTAAACATGCGGGGCCAGTAAGGGCTGCAATGGGAGTGCGCACCTTATTCAATATACTCGGCCCCTTAGTTAACCCTGCTTCGCCAAAAGTAATGTTACTTGGGGTATACACACCAGAGCTTCTTATGCCAATGGCTAAAGCGTTACAATTAACCGGCGTAGAGCGTGCTTGGGTGGTACATGGTAGTGGTTTAGATGAAGTCGCAATTCATGGCTCAACACAAGTTATTGAAATTAACGGCGACACTCTTACTGAAAAAGAAGTACAGCCGAGTGATTTCGGTTTAACTACACACAGCTTAGAAAGTATTAAAGGCGGGTTACCTGAAGAAAATGCGGCTTACACTATGGCTATATTAGAAGGCAAAGGCGAGCAAGCCCATATTGATGCAGTTACGATAAATACCGCAGCATTGCTATACTTAACGGGTCAAGCACGTAACTTAAGCAGCGCGACCAATATCGTACAACAAGTATTAAAATCTGGAAAAGCAGCCAGTACTTTAAACACTATGGCAGAGGTAAGTAATGGCTAG
- the trpCF gene encoding bifunctional indole-3-glycerol-phosphate synthase TrpC/phosphoribosylanthranilate isomerase TrpF → MASAPETNVRKSNILEKIVIDKRIEVAKLKQDRPLASFIDKLVPTTKDMYKALSAENAGFILECKKASPSKGLIRPDFDVEEIAGIYNNYAAAISVLTDMKYFQGKHDYLKLVSDSVDCPVLNKDFFIDEYQIHLGRLYGADAILLMLSVLNDEEYEALSKVANRYNMAILTEVSNIEETERAIALGAKLIGINNRNLRDLSTDLTRTFELAPMIPDDRLIISESGIYSNKQVRELAPAVNGFLVGSSVMAQDDIDLACRELIYGNNKVCGLTSVADISAVTAAGAAYAGLIFTEQSPRFVSFEQARRIQDELLESSGPSIKFVGVFKDQSIDDVSEFANHLNLSAVQLHGKESAAYIEQLKLRLPNGCDVVKAISVVDGLPEFTQSADRYLLDAKQGGSGEVFDWQLLEESAQDFSNTMLAGGLTLNNIASAQRVCNELDLSGLDINSGVESAPGIKDHNKIKQAFALIRDY, encoded by the coding sequence ATGGCTAGTGCTCCTGAAACTAATGTTCGTAAGAGCAATATATTAGAAAAAATTGTTATTGATAAGCGTATTGAAGTTGCAAAATTAAAGCAAGATCGCCCGCTAGCAAGTTTCATTGATAAGTTAGTACCTACTACTAAAGATATGTACAAAGCTTTAAGCGCTGAAAACGCCGGCTTTATATTAGAGTGTAAAAAAGCTTCACCTTCAAAAGGCTTAATTCGACCAGATTTTGATGTTGAAGAAATTGCCGGCATTTATAATAACTATGCAGCGGCAATATCAGTATTAACCGACATGAAGTACTTTCAAGGTAAACATGACTATTTAAAACTGGTTAGTGACAGTGTTGATTGCCCGGTATTAAATAAAGACTTTTTCATTGATGAATACCAAATACATTTAGGGCGTTTATATGGCGCTGATGCAATTTTATTAATGCTAAGCGTATTAAATGATGAAGAGTATGAAGCACTGAGCAAGGTTGCCAACAGATACAATATGGCAATTTTAACCGAAGTGTCAAATATTGAAGAAACTGAGCGTGCTATTGCCTTAGGTGCAAAACTGATAGGTATTAACAATCGTAATTTACGCGATCTGTCTACCGACTTAACGCGTACTTTTGAACTTGCGCCAATGATCCCAGATGACAGATTAATTATTTCTGAGTCGGGTATTTATTCCAATAAACAAGTACGAGAATTAGCTCCGGCAGTAAATGGCTTTTTAGTGGGCAGTTCGGTTATGGCTCAAGACGATATTGACCTAGCCTGTAGAGAGTTAATATATGGCAATAACAAAGTCTGTGGCTTAACCTCGGTCGCTGATATTAGTGCAGTAACGGCTGCCGGTGCAGCATACGCAGGATTAATATTTACCGAACAATCTCCTCGCTTTGTTAGCTTTGAGCAAGCAAGACGTATTCAAGATGAATTACTTGAATCATCAGGGCCTAGCATAAAGTTTGTTGGCGTATTTAAAGATCAAAGCATTGATGATGTTAGCGAATTTGCCAATCATTTGAATTTATCTGCCGTGCAATTGCATGGTAAAGAAAGTGCGGCTTACATTGAGCAATTAAAGCTGCGTTTGCCTAACGGCTGCGACGTGGTAAAAGCTATATCTGTGGTTGATGGTTTGCCAGAGTTTACTCAAAGTGCCGACAGGTATTTACTTGATGCCAAACAAGGCGGCAGCGGTGAGGTTTTTGATTGGCAATTGTTAGAGGAAAGCGCGCAAGATTTTAGCAATACCATGCTTGCTGGCGGCCTAACACTTAACAACATTGCTAGTGCACAACGTGTGTGTAACGAATTAGATTTATCAGGTCTTGATATAAATTCTGGCGTAGAATCTGCTCCAGGTATTAAAGATCATAACAAAATTAAACAAGCCTTTGCGCTTATCAGAGATTACTAA
- a CDS encoding segregation and condensation protein A: MNNKATANTIGEMVQQVLPLAVVHGEAVVEKPQDLFIPPDALEIILEAFEGPLDLLLYLIRKQKFDIVDLPIAEITRQYMEYVELMKDVKLELAAEYLVMAAILAEIKSRLLLPKTDVEDDEHDPRAELIRRLQEYEVIKKAAEQLDQLPRMERDTFEVSAKLPDNFKPRLVQADVDLQELVMALKGVMKRVAAFEHHHIERETLSTRERMSQILAMLSSTEYTEFSQLFDVSEGKQGVVVTFLAILELLKESLIECIQAQVYGQIQVKLC; encoded by the coding sequence ATGAATAATAAAGCAACAGCAAATACTATTGGTGAAATGGTTCAGCAGGTCTTGCCGCTTGCAGTTGTCCATGGTGAAGCTGTTGTCGAAAAACCGCAAGACTTGTTCATTCCCCCAGATGCTTTAGAGATTATCCTTGAAGCATTTGAAGGACCATTAGATTTACTTTTATATTTAATACGCAAACAAAAGTTCGATATTGTTGATTTGCCCATAGCCGAAATCACCCGACAGTATATGGAGTATGTTGAGTTGATGAAAGATGTGAAGCTTGAACTTGCAGCTGAATACTTAGTCATGGCTGCCATACTAGCTGAAATTAAATCACGGTTATTATTACCTAAAACAGATGTTGAAGATGATGAACATGATCCTCGTGCTGAATTAATCAGACGCTTGCAAGAATATGAAGTTATTAAAAAGGCCGCCGAGCAATTAGACCAATTACCACGAATGGAACGCGACACCTTTGAAGTATCCGCTAAATTGCCTGATAATTTTAAACCTCGCTTAGTGCAGGCTGATGTTGATTTACAAGAGTTGGTGATGGCGCTAAAGGGAGTGATGAAACGGGTTGCTGCATTTGAACATCATCATATAGAGCGTGAAACTTTATCTACCCGAGAACGAATGAGTCAAATCTTAGCGATGTTAAGTTCAACAGAATATACTGAATTTAGCCAATTATTTGACGTAAGTGAAGGCAAACAAGGTGTTGTTGTTACGTTCTTGGCGATACTTGAATTGCTAAAAGAGTCATTAATTGAATGTATACAAGCACAGGTTTATGGCCAAATTCAGGTTAAGTTGTGTTGA